One Terriglobales bacterium DNA window includes the following coding sequences:
- a CDS encoding efflux RND transporter periplasmic adaptor subunit codes for MNTREKKFLFGGIGAGVLAAVMVLGALAAQHEHHAKPSSPSSEKPASTMPGPGPDTAGGQEVGRTVGSVQLSPDELNAAGVQVAEVTKQKISSDVDAFGRVEQPEAQLSVIPSRVAGRIEVLRVQYTGERVRRGQAVAEIYSPDAASTLEEYRLAKQNREHLAHGTPEAVAQANQLVDATRQRLGLWGISEKQMDSANSSLITIYAPSGGTVVERKVARGQYVQAGETLFTLADLSTVWVKAEVYESQLPQIHAGQPVALRSDSLPNQVIHGKVEFIEPTADPQTRTIPVHVHVANPGMRLVPGMYVRALFTLASAREQMVVPRSAVLDTGTRQLVYVATGEGAFEARDVEVGSATGDVYPVLRGLKLGEKVVTNGNFLIDSQTRLSGGMTGLFGGSKEFQKQTNGAATESNGAKPAAAAKISFMVDPNPPKGAQEAMFHVTLTDAVGKPIPEAKVKVTLVMPAMPSMNMPEMRSSFDVPWTSGMYMGKGNVPMAGPWNVTVEASKDGQVMATYRTRLTAK; via the coding sequence ATGAATACGAGAGAGAAGAAGTTCTTATTCGGCGGAATCGGAGCGGGAGTGCTCGCGGCCGTTATGGTGTTGGGCGCGCTCGCTGCACAGCATGAGCATCACGCCAAGCCATCGTCTCCCTCTTCGGAGAAACCAGCATCAACGATGCCTGGGCCGGGGCCGGATACGGCTGGCGGTCAGGAGGTGGGCCGGACGGTCGGGTCGGTACAGCTGTCGCCCGACGAGCTGAATGCAGCCGGCGTGCAAGTGGCCGAAGTCACCAAACAAAAGATCAGCAGCGACGTGGACGCATTCGGGCGGGTGGAGCAGCCCGAGGCGCAGCTCTCCGTGATCCCTTCACGAGTCGCAGGCAGGATTGAAGTGTTGCGCGTCCAGTACACGGGCGAGCGGGTGCGACGCGGGCAAGCGGTAGCGGAAATCTATAGTCCTGACGCGGCCAGCACGCTTGAAGAGTACCGGCTGGCGAAACAAAACCGCGAGCACCTGGCGCACGGCACGCCGGAAGCGGTCGCCCAGGCGAATCAACTGGTCGATGCAACCCGGCAACGGTTGGGACTCTGGGGCATTTCCGAAAAGCAGATGGATTCTGCGAACAGCTCACTCATCACCATATACGCGCCGAGCGGCGGGACGGTGGTCGAACGCAAGGTGGCGCGCGGGCAGTACGTCCAAGCCGGCGAGACGCTGTTCACATTGGCTGACCTGAGCACGGTCTGGGTTAAGGCGGAAGTGTACGAGTCGCAATTGCCGCAGATCCACGCCGGTCAACCGGTGGCGCTGCGCTCGGATTCCCTGCCGAACCAGGTCATTCACGGCAAAGTCGAATTTATCGAACCGACAGCCGACCCGCAGACGCGCACCATTCCGGTGCACGTGCACGTAGCAAATCCGGGCATGAGACTGGTGCCCGGGATGTATGTGCGCGCGCTGTTTACATTGGCGAGCGCCCGCGAGCAGATGGTGGTACCGCGCTCGGCGGTGCTGGACACCGGCACGCGGCAACTGGTGTACGTCGCGACCGGCGAAGGCGCGTTCGAAGCGCGCGATGTGGAGGTCGGCAGCGCCACCGGCGATGTCTATCCCGTTCTGCGCGGACTCAAGCTGGGTGAGAAGGTGGTCACGAACGGCAACTTTCTCATCGACTCACAAACGCGGCTCAGCGGCGGCATGACCGGCCTGTTCGGCGGCTCGAAGGAATTCCAGAAGCAGACCAACGGCGCGGCTACGGAGAGTAACGGCGCGAAACCGGCAGCGGCGGCGAAGATCAGCTTCATGGTCGATCCGAATCCGCCGAAGGGAGCGCAAGAGGCGATGTTTCACGTCACTCTGACCGACGCGGTGGGCAAACCCATTCCGGAGGCGAAAGTGAAGGTCACGCTCGTGATGCCCGCCATGCCCTCGATGAATATGCCCGAAATGCGCAGCTCGTTCGACGTGCCGTGGACATCCGGCATGTACATGGGCAAAGGCAACGTTCCCATGGCGGGTCCGTGGAACGTCACCGTGGAAGCCAGCAAGGACGGACAGGTGATGGCGACTTATCGCACGCGCCTGACCGCGAAGTGA